A genome region from Oncorhynchus masou masou isolate Uvic2021 chromosome 14, UVic_Omas_1.1, whole genome shotgun sequence includes the following:
- the LOC135554630 gene encoding lipid droplet assembly factor 1-A-like isoform X1 encodes MQCNNVTTIPKGLLQLRDSLSSMMDSLYYDPKVAELMNTSMGQYLNGHPFLALAVLVFGSMATVPIGIFLTFATVTFIGATVGFVLLEVFLLSLGGVSLLCVLSALAILSILVSLVLGACYITSYNVLNFYYSQRVSRYRVTRLEPVTNITVMERDGEEDEEAYGKPEV; translated from the exons ATGCAGTGCAACAATGTGACAACTATCCCCAAAGGGCTACTGCAGCTTCGAGACAGTTTGAGTAGCATGATGGACAGCCTGTACTATGACCCCAAG gTGGCAGAGCTGATGAACACATCAATGGGGCAGTACCTCAATGGCCACCCATTCTTAGCCCTGGCTGTGTTGGTATTTGGCTCCATGGCCACTGTACCCATTGGGATTTTCCTGACCTTTGCCACTGTTACATTCATTGGTGCCACTGTGGGTTTCGTTTTATTGGAGG tgtTTCTGCTATCCCTAGgaggggtcagtctgctgtgtgtgCTCTCTGCTCTGGCCATCCTCTCCATCCTGGTCTCCTTGGTCCTCGGTGCCTGTTACATTACCTCTTACAATGTGCTCAACTTCTACTACAGCCAGCG TGTCAGTAGGTACCGAGTCACTAGGTTGGAGCCTGTGACAAATATAACAGTCATGGAACGAGATGG agaagaagatgaagaagccTATGGGAAGCCGGAGGTTTAA
- the LOC135554630 gene encoding lipid droplet assembly factor 1-like isoform X2, with protein sequence MQCNNVTTIPKGLLQLRDSLSSMMDSLYYDPKVAELMNTSMGQYLNGHPFLALAVLVFGSMATVPIGIFLTFATVTFIGATVGFVLLEVFLLSLGGVSLLCVLSALAILSILVSLVLGACYITSYNVLNFYYSQRYQSTQPGRRR encoded by the exons ATGCAGTGCAACAATGTGACAACTATCCCCAAAGGGCTACTGCAGCTTCGAGACAGTTTGAGTAGCATGATGGACAGCCTGTACTATGACCCCAAG gTGGCAGAGCTGATGAACACATCAATGGGGCAGTACCTCAATGGCCACCCATTCTTAGCCCTGGCTGTGTTGGTATTTGGCTCCATGGCCACTGTACCCATTGGGATTTTCCTGACCTTTGCCACTGTTACATTCATTGGTGCCACTGTGGGTTTCGTTTTATTGGAGG tgtTTCTGCTATCCCTAGgaggggtcagtctgctgtgtgtgCTCTCTGCTCTGGCCATCCTCTCCATCCTGGTCTCCTTGGTCCTCGGTGCCTGTTACATTACCTCTTACAATGTGCTCAACTTCTACTACAGCCAGCGGTATCAAAGCACACAGCCtgga agaagaagatga
- the LOC135554634 gene encoding interferon-induced protein 44-like: protein MMQTHTKKNIYIYYQRGVKSSVNIALTLIWDIIEYLRDLILWITGMWLFKSTTPPIPTAVFEKEWRITPWGQKEVILQRLKDYVPGNPEIKSIRVFLHGPVGAGKSSLINFINSVFQGHTTSIALADSAIAGESFTKKYQTHKIGKGKHGIYYPIVFNDVMGLEESSGKGVHKDDIINALKGHVKEGHKFNPVSPLTEEDPGYIKIPSSEDRVHCLVIVMPADKMAFLREGVIQKMRDVRLAAADMGIPQMVILTRVDEACPLVKKDLKNIYLSKYIKEKMEQCSAKLGVPVNCILPVKNYHEEIDLNEDMDVLLLRALRQMVDFADDFIKNIPLKITPQGN from the exons atgatgcagacacacacaaaaaaaaatatatatatatattatcagaGGGGTGTGAAAAGTAGTGTCAATATAGCCTTGACACTTATTTGGGACATCATTGAATACTTGAGAGATCTTATTCTTTGGATAACAG GGATGTGGCTGTTTAAATCAACTACACCACCTATCCCTACTGCAG tttttgaaAAGGAATGGAGGATCACACCCTGGGG TCAGAAAGAGGTAATACTGCAGAGATTGAAAGACTATGTTCCCGGAAACCCTGAAATTAAGAGTATCCGAGTCTTCCTCCATGGACCAGTCGGAGCGGGCAAGTCCAGCCTTATCAACTTCATCAACAGTGTCTTTCAGGGTCACACTACCAGCATTGCACTAGCTGACAGTGCTATTGCAGGTGAAAGCTTCACCAAAAAA TACCAAACCCACAAAATTGGAAAAGGGAAACATGGAATCTACTACCCCATTGTCTTCAATGATGTCATGGGTCTGGAGGAAAGCAGTGGCAAAGGTGTGCATAAGGATGACATCATCAACGCCCTAAAGGGCCATGTAAAAGAGGGtcacaag TTTAATCCCGTGTCACCATTAACAGAAGAGGATCCTGGCTACATAAAGATCCCCAGTTCAGAAGACAGAGTTCACTGTCTGGTCATTGTCATGCCAGCTGATAAAATGGCTTTCTTGAGAGAAGGTGTTATCCAGAAGATGAGGGACGTCAGACTAGCTGCCGCTGATATGG GGATTCCACAAATGGTTATTCTCACCAGAGTGGATGAAGCCTGTCCATTGGTGAAGAAAGACCTGAAAAACATCTATCTGAGCAAGTACATAAAGGAGAAG ATGGAGCAGTGCAGTGCCAAACTGGGAGTACCAGTGAACTGCATCCTGCCGGTGAAGAACTACCATGAGGAAATTGACTtgaatgaagacatggatgtgCTGCTATTGAGAGCACTGAGGCAGATGGTGGACTTTGCAGATGACTTCATCAAAAATATCCCTCTCAAAATAACCCCACAAGGTAACTGA